Genomic window (Ferviditalea candida):
CTGAGCGATAATCCCAAGCCCGTTCCGTGTGTTTTGCTGGTGTAGAAGGGCTCGAAAATTTTGCCGAGCTCTGCTTCACTGATCCCCTTGCCGTTATCTTCAATCGTGATGATCAACTGTCCGTCAACCGCCTCCGAGCTGCAGACGATTTGTCCTCCCCGATCAAGGGCATCGACCGAATTCAAAAGCACATTGACTGCCACCTGTTTGAACAGCCCGTAATCGGCATAAACCTGATGATCAGGATCAATCCGGTCAATCAACGCAATTTCCTTTTGGGCAAACGATGATTTAAAAAGCGGAAAAATCGAGTCAAAGCATTGGGAAACTTGGAAAACTTCCTTTTTTGCCGTCTGCGGTTTCGCATAATCCAGCAGGTCCGACACAATCCGGTCCAGTCTCGTGATTTCACTCGGCACGAATTTGGAAACCTCCTCGCGAAATTTCGGATTTTCGAATTTGTGCGGGATCAGTTCAACAAACGCTTTGATCGATGTCAAAGGATTGCGGATTTCATGCGCAATGCCGGCAACGAGGTGACCCAAGGCCTGCATTTTTTCTTTATGGATCAATTGGCTGCGCAATTTCTGTTCTTCTTCGATTTTTTCTTCCAGAAGCCGGTTCATTTGCTCGAGCTCCTTGGTTCTGCGGTACACTTCCGATTTTAATCTGCGGTTCCAACGCAGCGAGAAATACAAGTACAGCAACAGGCCGATGAATACCGCGCTCATGATCCGAATGATGAATTGGAGGCGTTTGGAAAGTTGGGCGCTGGCTTGTCCGAACCATTTGTTGTAGATGGTCTGAAACTGCTGATTGGCTCGAACCTGAATCAAGCCCTTGTTGATCAATTCCAAAAAAGCTTCGTTTCCCTTGTAGGTAGCCAGGGCGTAATCACTCGGCAAAATGAGCGTATTGACGACTTTGTATTGTTCTTGCAGATGATTCCCTTTAAGGAGGAACTCGATATACTGCGAATTCCCCAAAAATGCATCCGCACGCCTCAGCTGCAGCAGACGGAATGCGTTCCCCTGATCCTGAGCAACGATCACTCTGACACTGCGGACGTTCTGAAGCAGATCCAAAGCCACATCACCCCGTTCCACGGCAACCACCTTATTCCCCAAATCTGCCATAGATTCGATCGATTCATTATTCTCCGGGACAATCAAGCTGTGGGAAACCGTCATGAACGGTTCGGAAAATTCAAATACATTGCTTCGTTCGGCTGTATATTTCAATCCGGCAACGGCATCCACCCGGCGGCTTTTCAAAGCTTCCATCGCATCGTATAAGT
Coding sequences:
- a CDS encoding transporter substrate-binding domain-containing protein, producing the protein MRSRPVFLSLILVLVWISLNFAETVGANSQLPNVYRIAYLNRFYPFQFVNEQKPSGFVIDLLNQIAKEEQMEIEWVPMNLYDAMEALKSRRVDAVAGLKYTAERSNVFEFSEPFMTVSHSLIVPENNESIESMADLGNKVVAVERGDVALDLLQNVRSVRVIVAQDQGNAFRLLQLRRADAFLGNSQYIEFLLKGNHLQEQYKVVNTLILPSDYALATYKGNEAFLELINKGLIQVRANQQFQTIYNKWFGQASAQLSKRLQFIIRIMSAVFIGLLLYLYFSLRWNRRLKSEVYRRTKELEQMNRLLEEKIEEEQKLRSQLIHKEKMQALGHLVAGIAHEIRNPLTSIKAFVELIPHKFENPKFREEVSKFVPSEITRLDRIVSDLLDYAKPQTAKKEVFQVSQCFDSIFPLFKSSFAQKEIALIDRIDPDHQVYADYGLFKQVAVNVLLNSVDALDRGGQIVCSSEAVDGQLIITIEDNGKGISEAELGKIFEPFYTSKTHGTGLGLSLSLDYMRENNGDLQVESKPGKGTKVILSLPLKEEVRNE